DNA from Aggregatimonas sangjinii:
GAGTTCAGATGAGGAGAATCAATATTTAGCGGATGGTATGGTTGATGCGATAAGCAGGAACTTGTCTAACATCGAATCTTTGAATATCATTAATTCCTCTGCCATCGGTCCTTTAAAATCGGTAAAAGAAATTCGAGAGACTCTTAATATATCAACCGTCTTACAGGGTAGTATTCAAAGACAAGATAGTATTATTAGAGTTGAAGTAAAATTATTGGACACGTCGGATGAATCGCAAATTTGGGCTGAGCACTATGATCGTAAACTGATTGACATTTTAAAAATCAATAGTGATATTGCCCAAAATGTGGCCAAGGCCTTGAATACTACTATAACTTCAGAGGAAAAATCGATTATCGAAAATCGGAGCTTGTATAATCCAATTGCTTATGATTATTCAATGCAGGGCCTATACCATTTTGAGCAACTGACACCTGAAGGTCAGGTTCAAGCATTGCGATTTTTCGAAAAGGCACTGGAAATTGATTCTACCTTGGCACCGGCATATCATGGTATTGCAGGTATCTATCTATGGAAAGCTTCATCATTTGGTTCTGAAATGGAAGCGTATGAAGCAGTGGAAAAAGCAAGATTTTACATCAAAAAGACTCGGCAATATGACGCAAATATGTTGGAATCATTAGGACAGGAGGCTTACATAAGCCTGTATATTGATTGGGATTTTGAAAAAGCTGAAAGGTTGTTTTTGTCCTGTATTGACAAAAGTATACCAATATACCATGCTATTTATATTAACTTACTAATGCATGAGAATAGACACAAAGAAGCGTATGAGCATAGCATCGAATTTACGGTAAAACACCCATTTTATCATAATTCCGCGGTATCTGTTATTTCTTTTTTCACTGGCGATTACGAAAGGGGTAAGGAGTTTATTGAAAGTAGGGCAAATACTAGCACTATTAGTTTGTTCAACTTGGGCACGTTTGGTTTTTTTTATTTAAACTATGGGGAATACGATAAAGCCATTTCCTGGTTCGAAAAGGAGGAGAAAATTTACGGTGTTCGATTGCCTCGAACGATTAGTTTGATGGGCGCGGCTTACGCCAGAAAGGGTAACACTCAAAAGGCGTTGGAACTACAAGGTGAATTAAAAGAACTAAAATCAAAAACCAATGGTGGAGCTCCTGCATTCGGAATTGCTATTATCTATTCCGCATTAGGCAAGAAGCAAGAAGCGCTAAAATGGTTAAAAATATCTGTAGAGAATAGGGAGTCAGAGGTGCTACGGCTCGTCAGCGATCCTCAATTATACTCTTTGCATGGCATGCCCGAATTCGATGCCCTCGTAAAACAGGTCGGGTTTCGGGAGCGTGCGTACCCTGTGGAGCTGCCTGCCCACTTTCAATAAGCTCTATTTTCAAACTCAAATACACAGTTGCTTTATCCTTAAGCAAATCTGCTTACTGCCACTGCCCACTGCTAAATATTCAAGGCATATATTTTCAATAAGCACTTCGATTTATAATAGTGTACAAGTATCCCTTTTCCCTTCTGCCGCAACATAATTACCAGAATCTACAACATAAGTACAAGACTTGTAAAAAAGCTTACAGGCTTTCGCAACATAAGTGTTTATTGGTGTTAGTGCATTCTTGCCATCTTTGAAAGTGTGCAATAGAAGGTAAATCCTATATGTCTTCTGGCCGTTTTTTGAAAGACGACCAAAGCACCAATCGCTCCCCCGATGAATACATCAACTTAAAAACCACTTTTATGAAGTCAAGGAAAAGACATTTTAAAAATGTATCGCCAAAAACCCTACTCTGCATTTTATTCGTCGGGTTACTTTTTACAAACTGTGAAAAAGATGAATTGGTCAATGAAGAGGCCGAGGAAGTAACAACTACCGCACTTAAATGGCGCAACAAGAATAAAATTAAAATCTGCCATACTGGTAGATATGGGCATTGCCGTATTATCAAAATTCCCAAATGGGCATGGCGATGGCACAAAAAACATGGTGATGTTCGCTTAGACGATCAAGATGGAGACGGCTTCGTGCCAGATAATGCCTGTGGCTATGGGCAAATGGGCGATTGTGATGATAAGGATCCGAATGTAAACCCGGATATACCCGGTTCTTGTGGCGATGCCGTCGATAGTGATAGTGATGGTATTGCTGACAGTGAAGATGAATGTCCTGAAGTAGCAGGTCTCACCTCATTGAATGGTTGCCCTGATGCCGATGGTGACGGTATTGCGGACAAGGATGATGAATGCCCTAATGAAGCGGGGCCACCTGATAATGATGGATGTCCGTACCCTGACTCAGATGGTGATGGAGTTCTAGATAAGGATGACGAGTGCCCTGATGAAGCTGGAACGGCTGATAATAATGGGTGCCCAATCATAGAATTGAGTGATTATGAAGTGTTACGACTCGTATATGAAATGAACCCTGGAAACTCTCTTGGATGGGATTTGTCAAATACCAGTATGGATGACTGGGAAGGAGTTCTTTTAGATTCAAAAGGAGATGTAGTTGATGTTCGGTTCTTAAATGGTACGGGTATAAATATACTTCCACCCGAAATAGGAATGCTTAAGAACATTCAGGTTCTGATATGCGTCTGTGAAGACTTGAAAGTAATACCGTCCGAAATTGGACAGCTGGAAAAACTTCTCGCATTTAGTGTTACTGAATCAAAAATAGAAGGGTTACCAGCTTCATTAAATCTGCTAACTCAGCTCAACGTCCTTTCCATTTTCAACAACAACCAATTTGTCAGATTGCCTGCGGGCATCGGGAATCTAACAAATCTTGAAGCACTTAACCTGTCCGGTAACAGTCTTACTGAAATTCCAGCAGAACTGGCCAACTTAACTCAACTGGAAATACTTTCCCTTGAAAATAACCCAGTGACTCATATTCCCCAAGCCGTCTGCGATTTGGCCGATGCCGATACCGAGGTAAGACTTGATGCGGATGATGTATGCCAATAAAACTCATTTATTAATTCTAAAATAAAAACATGAAACATTCAATTTTAAAATTTAAGTATGTAATAGTTCTGTTCAGTCTATTGACAATTACGGGTTGCACGCAGCAAGGTGACGTTGGCCCGATTGGCCCACAAGGCGAACAAGGGGCGCAGGGAGAACCTGGGCAGGATGGGACCGATGGTCAAGATGGTGAAGATGGGAATGCAAATCTCATTGTCTCTGACTGGATTCCCAATGGTCACAGTTCGAGCCAGCAATCTAGTTTTAGTCAATTTGAAGTTGAAGAAGAAAGGTTGACAGCTGAAGTTCTGTCTTCAGCACTGGTAATGGCCTATGTCGATACAGGAGGATTTGGAATATATCCCCTACCTGACGTTGCCTTCAATATCGTAAATACGTACAGCCTCTCAGAAGGCAAAATAACCTTTCAGGCCTATACCGTTGATAATTCCGATGCTAATTTCTCTTTTTTAGGACCGTTCAGATATGTCGTCATCGCATCAAATACTACAACAGGAAAATATTTAAGAGAGGCGGTACTAAATGATTTAAAAGAGGAAGGTGTTGACATCAACAACTACCAACAAGTGGCCGACTATTTTAACTTGAAAGATTAAAATAAACAAAAATTTCAACAAAACAGATTATGAAAAATTCAATTTTGAGAACAAAGTATTTCATTATGCTGCTAAGTGTTTTGGCGATTGGCGCCTGCACTCAAGACAGCGAAATAGGCCCGATTGGGCCACAAGGCCCACAAGGAGAACAAGGGTCTCAGGGAGAACCCGGGCAGGATGGGGCCGATGGTCAAGATGGTGAAGATGGGAATGCAAATGTGCAAACGTTTTTAGTTGACTTATCAACATTAGATCAGGTCTCATTTGTGTCCATTCCAATAGAAGGGCTCACACAAGAGGTACTGGATAGAGATATTGTTTTGGCTTATGTGAGTTATTTCCCTAATTCAACTAAGTTTTGGGCTGGATTGCCTGTATTAGGAAATGATACTTCTGTCGGTTTAAATTTTAATATAGCATTTTCTATAAGTACTCAGGCGGCAGAGTTGGATTTCATTGATTTACAAACTGGAGACCAATACGATATAACTCTAGGCGAATTACAAGAATTTAAATTGGCAGTTATTGAGGTCCTGTCCACTTCTGGAAAATCCTCAAAAGCATCCATTCTTCAAGAATTGAAAAATGCGGGAGTTGATGTCAACGATTACCAACAAGTAGCGAACTATTTTGGTTTGGAAGATTAAGCGCGCAGCTAATGAATCCTCTCCGTTCATATTCTCTATAAACAGCAAACCTATTTACTAAACAATACTTTTAAAAATTACGTCATGAAGAATATTCTTTACATTCTACTTACAATATGCGCCACATTCACAAGTAAGGCGCAAACTTTAATAGACATGCCCAATTTAGGCCCATTTTGTCCCACGACTAAAGATGGTCATTTGATTGAAAGCGATCGCGAATTTGGCAGCGGTTCAGGGGTAAACAATTCTGTTTTGTTAGAATTTAATAAAACCGCCGATGATATAATTATGGTTACAGTTTCGTTGGATATGAGGGAAGTTCGATATCAAGGAGATAAATCTAAGAGGACGAAGGTGTATGCAGAATGGACCCAACAGTTTTTTAAGGCTTCACAAGGAGAGATCATTGAAGAAATTCAAACACCCAGTGGCACATATAAATTTGGGAGTCCATTGCAAATATCAGGTTGGTCAAAAAAAGCAGGGCCGGAATTCGGTTTCTGTAACGACGGTGATACTCACGAATTTTCTAGAAATGGTATTACAGTCAATCTTATAGCCGACACAGGCGGAATTGATATTAGCGATGATGATGACTGTAATTGCGATAGTAGAATAAATTGGATATCCTTTGAAGATAGTTGGAAAATAAAAGTAGGCAAAAAAAGAGATGTAGAATACGCATGTAAACTTACCAATCTGCGTTTCAATCAAGTTTTGGATGGTTCTGCCGGAACCCCTAATAGAGCCCAACTTTGGGAAAATTTGGGCAACAAAAATGATTATGTACGGGGCGCCGAAAATCAAAAATGGAACATAATAGATTATGGCGATGGGGTATTCAAAATTAAAAATCGGCATAGTGGTCTTGTCCTGGATGCTTCCGCTTCTCAAAAAGGTAAGGTTCAGTTGTGGGAGGACCTAGGAGACCGTAGCACTTATGTTGAAAATGCCAACAATCAAAAATGGAGGTTTTCGGAATACGGTGAAGGAGTGTTTCGAATAGAAAATATCCATTACGGCAATATGTACTTACATGCATCCGAGAACCGAAACGAAGGCTTGATATTAAGTACTTACAATGCTTCGGAAACCAAAAACAACAAGTGGAGAAAAAGTTGCGAAAAAGTTGTGATACAATGACATTTTGGAACTAAAACTTCCCAACTGTTAAGACTAAGAAGTTACGGCCGGGAAACGATAATAAACATGGTGGTCCATACCTGCCAACTTAGTTGAAACGCTCGCTATTAAAATAGTTACGAAACAAGACGCTAATCAAACATATATGTTATGATATTTTCAAAACCGAATAAGAAAACCTACATCTCAGTTTTAACGCTACTCTTGGTCGTAATAACAAACTCCTGTAAAAACAATGACGATACTCCAATAGTCACCGATATCCAGTTAAACGAAACAGAACTAACGATGAATGTTGGCGATGAAGTATCACTACAGGTTACTACCGACACCTATGATAATGCGATTATTTGGCGCAGTAGTAATGAAAATATTGCTACCGTAAATGACCAAGGCCTTGTAACCATAATGGCTGGAGGCACCGTTGCCATAACGGCCACGGTTGACCAAGCGCAGGCAATCTGCATCATTAATAGTAACCCGGATGTGTTTATTATTCAACGGGAAGTAGAAGATGAAATACCGGTATTTTGGAAAAATGGAGAGAAAACGAGTATGGGCAATGAAATCGACAAAATATTGAATTCGATTTTTGTCTACAAAGAAGATGTTTATGTCACGGGCGAAGATTGGTTTTCCGATGGTAGCGGGTACTTATGGAAGAACGGGGAGGTGCAGAATCTGCCGCCCAGTAGTGGGAAAATCAATGAATTAAAATCCTTTTTTAAGGATGATGAGGGCAATGAATATATGTGCGCTGAGATTATTACCGATAATAATGATAAAATTCCCGTCTATTGGGCGAATGGGGTAGAAAGCCTGATGGAAACAACGCCACCTTCATCAATTTTATTTACAAATGGGAGCATAGATATTTATGGTATGTACGTAGGTAATGGGGATGTTTATATCATAGGAAATCAGCGCGTAGGCAGTGACGAAAATCTGGCTACACTTTGGAAAAATGGTATTATACAGCCATTTACAGGTGATGTTGCCACTTTTGATTTTGGTTCTGTGCATGTTAAGGACGGTGATGTATTCGTGGCGGGATACGCACGGTTAAGCAATACGGAAACAGTTGCAAAATATTGGAAAAATGGAACACCTGTCGATTTATTCAGTGATACTAATCCGGCTTTTGCCGAAGCAATCAGTGTAGCCGATAACGGAGATGTCTATGTGGTAGGAGTGCAGTTTTTAGCTGGTCAAGCCCAGGCCGTCTATTGGAAAAATGAAGAACGAATACTACTACATGACGGTCCAAGAGAATCATCTGCAAGCGATATTTTTATTTTCGGCGACGATATTTATATAACTGGTTATGGTCCTGAACGAAATGGGGATGCCTATTTCGCTTATTGGAAAAACGGCACTCCCGTAACGATTCCCTCTAGGGAATTTAGAGGCGGGTCATGGTCTCTTTTTGTACGTTGATGTCGAAGACCCATTGCCGATAAAAAGTAAAGCTACGATTATAGCTAAAAATCCAAAGAAGAACTATTATGTTGAAAAACCCAAAAGTATGCTTAACGGCATGGTATCTTGTTTTAATAGCGGGTATCGGCTGCACAGAGAACGAATCTCCGATTATATCGGACGATGGAGAAGACATGACACCAACATCCAATACTGCTCCAGCGGCTTTCGACCTTATCGAAGTGCCCAATGATGGGGTGGTTTTTAATATCAATGAGGTCACTTTTTCATGGGAAGCGGCCTCAGATCCAGATGGTGACTCGGTATCGTACGATGTTTATATTGGCACGGAACCAACGGACGTATCGTTACTTTTCGGTAGGGTCACTTCCCCAGAGTATGAATTTTCAGGACGCTTTAAAATTAATAAAACCTACTTCTGGAAAGTCATTGCCAAAGACGGTAAAGGGGGTGAAACAGAATCGACAAGCACCTTCAGTTTTATAACGAGAAATATCAATATACCTGATGAACCCATAAGTGCCGAGGCTTCCTTTCCAATTCGATTTAAGCATACCACTACGGTTTATGATGACCGCATGTGGGTCGTTGGTGGTGCTACAAGAAAT
Protein-coding regions in this window:
- a CDS encoding helix-turn-helix domain-containing protein, with protein sequence MKLFKYHKKLIGNGMRLKIVLSTPKFMLHFSTFERNQELIPFDQPRVILQKNNSNKSDKNPLIAKLETFVNANLHNEQFGVEQLAEMMGMSRSHLHRKLQKIKGKSISRFIREYRLRVAREMLIEKEMTAAEVSHAVGFGSPSYFNKCFTEYFGYSPGKARLKVGQEISRNTKSKSSKNKIFLWLSSVAAIALVAFLIFYQNKKEVVVAETAPKEISITVLPFKNLSSDEENQYLADGMVDAISRNLSNIESLNIINSSAIGPLKSVKEIRETLNISTVLQGSIQRQDSIIRVEVKLLDTSDESQIWAEHYDRKLIDILKINSDIAQNVAKALNTTITSEEKSIIENRSLYNPIAYDYSMQGLYHFEQLTPEGQVQALRFFEKALEIDSTLAPAYHGIAGIYLWKASSFGSEMEAYEAVEKARFYIKKTRQYDANMLESLGQEAYISLYIDWDFEKAERLFLSCIDKSIPIYHAIYINLLMHENRHKEAYEHSIEFTVKHPFYHNSAVSVISFFTGDYERGKEFIESRANTSTISLFNLGTFGFFYLNYGEYDKAISWFEKEEKIYGVRLPRTISLMGAAYARKGNTQKALELQGELKELKSKTNGGAPAFGIAIIYSALGKKQEALKWLKISVENRESEVLRLVSDPQLYSLHGMPEFDALVKQVGFRERAYPVELPAHFQ
- a CDS encoding leucine-rich repeat domain-containing protein, coding for MKSRKRHFKNVSPKTLLCILFVGLLFTNCEKDELVNEEAEEVTTTALKWRNKNKIKICHTGRYGHCRIIKIPKWAWRWHKKHGDVRLDDQDGDGFVPDNACGYGQMGDCDDKDPNVNPDIPGSCGDAVDSDSDGIADSEDECPEVAGLTSLNGCPDADGDGIADKDDECPNEAGPPDNDGCPYPDSDGDGVLDKDDECPDEAGTADNNGCPIIELSDYEVLRLVYEMNPGNSLGWDLSNTSMDDWEGVLLDSKGDVVDVRFLNGTGINILPPEIGMLKNIQVLICVCEDLKVIPSEIGQLEKLLAFSVTESKIEGLPASLNLLTQLNVLSIFNNNQFVRLPAGIGNLTNLEALNLSGNSLTEIPAELANLTQLEILSLENNPVTHIPQAVCDLADADTEVRLDADDVCQ
- a CDS encoding collagen-like protein yields the protein MKHSILKFKYVIVLFSLLTITGCTQQGDVGPIGPQGEQGAQGEPGQDGTDGQDGEDGNANLIVSDWIPNGHSSSQQSSFSQFEVEEERLTAEVLSSALVMAYVDTGGFGIYPLPDVAFNIVNTYSLSEGKITFQAYTVDNSDANFSFLGPFRYVVIASNTTTGKYLREAVLNDLKEEGVDINNYQQVADYFNLKD
- a CDS encoding collagen-like protein codes for the protein MKNSILRTKYFIMLLSVLAIGACTQDSEIGPIGPQGPQGEQGSQGEPGQDGADGQDGEDGNANVQTFLVDLSTLDQVSFVSIPIEGLTQEVLDRDIVLAYVSYFPNSTKFWAGLPVLGNDTSVGLNFNIAFSISTQAAELDFIDLQTGDQYDITLGELQEFKLAVIEVLSTSGKSSKASILQELKNAGVDVNDYQQVANYFGLED
- a CDS encoding RICIN domain-containing protein, coding for MKNILYILLTICATFTSKAQTLIDMPNLGPFCPTTKDGHLIESDREFGSGSGVNNSVLLEFNKTADDIIMVTVSLDMREVRYQGDKSKRTKVYAEWTQQFFKASQGEIIEEIQTPSGTYKFGSPLQISGWSKKAGPEFGFCNDGDTHEFSRNGITVNLIADTGGIDISDDDDCNCDSRINWISFEDSWKIKVGKKRDVEYACKLTNLRFNQVLDGSAGTPNRAQLWENLGNKNDYVRGAENQKWNIIDYGDGVFKIKNRHSGLVLDASASQKGKVQLWEDLGDRSTYVENANNQKWRFSEYGEGVFRIENIHYGNMYLHASENRNEGLILSTYNASETKNNKWRKSCEKVVIQ
- a CDS encoding Ig-like domain-containing protein; translated protein: MIFSKPNKKTYISVLTLLLVVITNSCKNNDDTPIVTDIQLNETELTMNVGDEVSLQVTTDTYDNAIIWRSSNENIATVNDQGLVTIMAGGTVAITATVDQAQAICIINSNPDVFIIQREVEDEIPVFWKNGEKTSMGNEIDKILNSIFVYKEDVYVTGEDWFSDGSGYLWKNGEVQNLPPSSGKINELKSFFKDDEGNEYMCAEIITDNNDKIPVYWANGVESLMETTPPSSILFTNGSIDIYGMYVGNGDVYIIGNQRVGSDENLATLWKNGIIQPFTGDVATFDFGSVHVKDGDVFVAGYARLSNTETVAKYWKNGTPVDLFSDTNPAFAEAISVADNGDVYVVGVQFLAGQAQAVYWKNEERILLHDGPRESSASDIFIFGDDIYITGYGPERNGDAYFAYWKNGTPVTIPSREFRGGSWSLFVR